A stretch of the Agrobacterium fabrum str. C58 genome encodes the following:
- a CDS encoding GntR family transcriptional regulator has protein sequence MKKTRRQNPKAAPKAPIAAESAENANDDVSERIRTTLANAIGEGALKPGTKILEDAIADHFGVSRTVVRGALGVLESDHLLERKRNRGTFVAEPGIEEARALFEARRKIEHAILDLVMARATTEQLDALEKLTDEEEHIHHHGDEKSKTVLSGKFHIVLAELGVNVVMTETLSKIVARLSLVMALYGEDKKDDCGADHHRMIVAALKAKDLAKAQQLMDHHLADIEGRVRLTAGQGDRHTFMAVLENFS, from the coding sequence ATGAAGAAGACGCGTCGGCAAAACCCTAAAGCCGCCCCGAAGGCGCCCATCGCTGCGGAAAGTGCGGAGAATGCCAATGACGATGTCTCTGAGCGCATTCGCACGACCCTGGCCAATGCCATCGGAGAGGGCGCGCTAAAGCCCGGCACCAAAATCCTCGAAGATGCCATTGCGGACCACTTTGGCGTCAGCCGCACCGTCGTTCGTGGCGCTCTCGGCGTGCTGGAAAGCGACCACCTGCTTGAGCGCAAGCGCAACCGCGGCACCTTCGTCGCAGAACCGGGCATCGAAGAAGCTAGGGCTCTGTTTGAGGCGCGCCGCAAGATCGAACACGCGATCCTCGACCTCGTGATGGCCCGTGCCACAACCGAACAACTCGATGCGCTCGAAAAATTGACCGATGAGGAAGAGCATATTCACCACCACGGCGACGAAAAGTCGAAGACGGTGCTCTCTGGAAAATTCCACATCGTGCTGGCAGAGCTTGGCGTCAATGTTGTCATGACCGAAACGCTCTCCAAGATCGTCGCGCGCCTTTCCCTCGTCATGGCACTCTATGGAGAAGACAAGAAGGATGACTGCGGCGCCGACCACCACCGCATGATCGTCGCCGCGTTAAAGGCTAAGGACTTGGCCAAGGCGCAACAGTTGATGGACCACCACCTCGCCGATATCGAAGGCCGTGTACGTCTGACAGCAGGCCAAGGCGATCGACATACCTTCATGGCGGTGTTGGAGAACTTTTCCTGA
- a CDS encoding sugar phosphate isomerase/epimerase family protein: MKLGIDSQKLPEFVKRGPLASLDLVKELGLGGLFFPTVLDMSPTLDKAALRDIREKADELGLYLESGVGKINPYCSAEAPEFRAIGEGDVILGFTRMIEASASIGCHELWISPGNFKSEYRGRLANDRFRTDVTWDEQLQAIEKVLLKLAPVARATGVHLNMETHDEITSFEIMRLIEKIGEDCMGVVFDTANGLQRGEHPVYAAKRVAPYIRQTHVKDAYVGRAPGGLDFQTRPVGRGIVDFAAIIPILAAANPDLNLSLEVAASVEDKPRKANPRQCIEIEDPSWRAAHPDLNAEELEAYLSMIGAFEKRVASGEIPDWEAYEASNYGYPTYERQAYSFDAAITFIRNSAQHIEEICADNGIDLSASVAKRQAA, translated from the coding sequence ATGAAACTGGGTATCGACAGCCAAAAACTTCCAGAGTTCGTGAAACGCGGGCCGCTCGCAAGCCTCGACCTTGTCAAGGAACTCGGCCTTGGAGGCCTGTTCTTCCCGACAGTTCTCGACATGAGCCCGACACTCGACAAGGCTGCCCTTCGCGACATCCGCGAGAAAGCCGATGAACTGGGGCTTTACCTCGAAAGCGGCGTCGGCAAGATAAATCCCTATTGCAGCGCCGAGGCTCCGGAGTTTCGCGCAATCGGCGAGGGCGATGTCATTTTGGGCTTTACCCGGATGATCGAGGCAAGCGCCTCGATCGGTTGCCATGAACTATGGATCTCGCCGGGCAATTTTAAATCGGAATATCGTGGCAGGCTGGCGAACGACCGCTTCCGCACCGACGTCACCTGGGACGAGCAGTTGCAGGCAATCGAGAAGGTCTTGCTGAAGCTCGCTCCCGTCGCGCGCGCCACTGGTGTCCATCTCAATATGGAAACCCATGACGAGATCACGTCTTTCGAGATCATGCGGTTGATCGAGAAAATCGGTGAGGACTGCATGGGCGTCGTCTTCGACACGGCCAACGGTCTGCAGCGCGGGGAACATCCGGTTTACGCGGCAAAACGCGTCGCGCCTTACATTCGCCAGACCCATGTCAAGGACGCCTATGTGGGCCGCGCACCGGGCGGCCTTGATTTCCAGACCCGCCCTGTCGGTCGCGGTATCGTGGATTTTGCCGCGATCATTCCGATCCTGGCCGCTGCGAACCCCGATCTCAATCTCTCGTTGGAAGTTGCAGCCTCCGTCGAAGACAAGCCGCGCAAGGCCAATCCACGCCAGTGTATCGAGATTGAAGACCCCTCATGGCGCGCTGCCCACCCCGACCTGAATGCGGAAGAGCTGGAAGCCTATCTTTCCATGATCGGTGCCTTTGAAAAGCGCGTTGCTTCCGGCGAGATTCCGGATTGGGAGGCCTATGAGGCAAGCAACTACGGCTACCCGACTTATGAGAGGCAGGCCTATAGTTTCGACGCGGCTATCACTTTCATCCGCAACTCAGCCCAGCATATCGAGGAGATCTGCGCCGACAACGGCATCGATCTCTCGGCATCCGTCGCGAAACGCCAAGCGGCTTGA
- a CDS encoding amino acid ABC transporter permease, translating into MALFAQPISMTVAPPNGKPVRWGQLATGSIAILMLALMTLAIGRNQSVQWSEIPRYMIDPVILGGVILTLELTAGAMVAGIIIGCLVAVMATSQNIVLKAIAVAFVWWFRGVPLIVQIFFWFNIALFVPEIGFGSWSVSVNDIVTPAFAGFLALGLHEAANMSEIIRSGLTAVDRGQREAASSLGLRPLQTLRTVVLPQAIRLIVPPTGNQAIGMLKASAIVSVIGMQDLLTQAQAIYARNFLVIELLCVASLWYLGITTIASIGQHYLERKLAPKGRSNSDKI; encoded by the coding sequence ATGGCACTCTTTGCGCAACCGATCAGCATGACCGTCGCCCCGCCAAACGGCAAACCTGTACGGTGGGGCCAACTTGCAACTGGCAGCATCGCGATCCTCATGCTGGCCCTCATGACCTTGGCTATCGGGCGCAATCAGAGCGTCCAGTGGAGCGAGATCCCGCGCTACATGATCGACCCCGTCATTCTTGGCGGCGTCATTCTGACCCTCGAACTGACAGCCGGCGCCATGGTCGCCGGCATCATCATCGGTTGTCTCGTCGCCGTCATGGCAACGAGCCAGAACATCGTTCTCAAGGCGATCGCCGTCGCCTTTGTCTGGTGGTTTCGCGGCGTACCGCTAATCGTTCAGATATTCTTCTGGTTCAACATCGCGCTCTTCGTCCCCGAGATCGGATTTGGTTCATGGTCGGTTTCGGTAAACGACATCGTAACACCCGCTTTCGCAGGCTTTTTGGCGCTGGGTCTGCACGAGGCGGCAAATATGAGTGAGATCATTCGCAGCGGCCTGACTGCCGTGGATCGGGGACAGCGCGAGGCCGCATCGTCTCTGGGCCTCAGACCACTACAGACTCTGCGAACCGTGGTCCTCCCTCAGGCAATACGTCTGATCGTGCCGCCGACCGGAAACCAGGCGATTGGCATGCTGAAGGCGAGTGCCATCGTCTCGGTTATCGGCATGCAGGATTTGTTGACGCAGGCGCAGGCCATCTACGCCCGTAACTTCCTGGTCATCGAACTCCTGTGCGTTGCCTCGCTTTGGTATCTTGGGATCACCACGATCGCATCGATAGGCCAGCACTATCTGGAACGGAAACTCGCGCCGAAAGGCCGCTCGAACAGCGACAAGATTTGA
- a CDS encoding ABC transporter substrate-binding protein, translating to MHSFKQTLTATLAGAAFALLASTTQAAEGKPVTIAPEADIAKLPGVAFNQDLADRLPSAIKDKKVVKVATDLTPPISFQDEAGKLIGIDADLAAALGVILGVDVQMTNVGAGAAIVPAVLSKRFDMTLSGINDDVELEKQVDVIDYMYDATTIMTIKGNPLSIKSMEDLCGKKVAVPVGTFQNRLVVAASAKCKTTPIEIISIPKMPDVLQAVRTGRADATVNGYATSVYTTEKQTGKGVGLQALPDVRLTVGYLGMLVSKDNPELRDAVIASLQHMVDSGAYQTIMEKWSLGPLAVKTVKFNDAASMPVD from the coding sequence ATGCACAGCTTCAAGCAGACTCTTACAGCCACCCTGGCGGGCGCTGCTTTCGCTCTCCTCGCTTCAACCACACAGGCTGCAGAAGGCAAACCGGTGACTATCGCGCCGGAGGCAGATATAGCCAAGCTTCCAGGTGTTGCATTCAATCAAGACCTGGCAGATCGCCTTCCTTCCGCGATCAAGGACAAGAAGGTCGTGAAGGTTGCCACGGATCTGACGCCACCGATCAGTTTCCAGGACGAGGCCGGAAAGCTCATCGGCATCGATGCTGATCTTGCAGCCGCGCTGGGCGTCATCCTCGGCGTCGACGTCCAGATGACCAATGTCGGGGCGGGCGCAGCCATCGTCCCCGCTGTGCTGTCCAAGCGTTTCGACATGACCCTTTCCGGCATCAATGACGACGTGGAGTTGGAAAAGCAGGTCGATGTGATCGACTACATGTATGACGCAACGACCATCATGACGATCAAGGGCAATCCGCTCAGCATCAAGAGCATGGAAGACCTCTGTGGCAAGAAGGTTGCCGTACCGGTCGGCACATTCCAGAACAGATTGGTCGTCGCTGCCTCGGCAAAATGCAAGACCACGCCAATCGAGATCATATCCATCCCGAAAATGCCTGACGTCCTGCAGGCGGTGCGAACAGGCCGCGCCGATGCGACCGTCAACGGTTACGCAACGAGCGTCTACACCACCGAAAAGCAAACCGGCAAAGGCGTTGGCCTGCAAGCCCTGCCCGATGTCCGCCTCACTGTCGGTTATCTTGGCATGCTGGTCTCAAAGGATAATCCGGAGCTCCGGGATGCCGTGATCGCCTCGCTCCAGCACATGGTCGATAGCGGCGCCTATCAGACCATCATGGAGAAATGGAGCCTCGGCCCGCTTGCGGTAAAGACCGTCAAGTTCAACGATGCCGCCTCGATGCCGGTGGATTGA
- a CDS encoding ABC transporter ATP-binding protein, with product MSQTSNAAEGKQLSVRGLTHSYGGLNAISDISFEIAAGEIVALLGPSGCGKSTVLRAIAGLIQPKSGVIQLGGEDIANVSARARGIGMVFQNYALFPHLTVAENIAYPLACQKVGRTERRERIEEMLSLVQLKGFGHRLPRELSGGQQQRVAVARAIAGRPSLLLLDEPFGALDRALRFDLQVELLHLQKTLGITTLIVTHDQEEAQSLAGRLVLMNKGNVEQIDTPMAVYDRPRSLFVNTFIGQANVLHGTVDRVEAEATTISLANGRVLVLPRRLNFTTGSKITITCRPEDVRLSAAPGAPALPARLTVSVPLGPTLVHDLLLEDGTNLRSSEVRGPSTFIPEPGAELFAEIDTIRCHAFPSEPEASRE from the coding sequence ATGTCGCAGACCTCGAATGCAGCAGAAGGCAAGCAGCTTAGCGTTCGTGGCCTGACCCATAGCTATGGCGGACTGAATGCGATCAGCGACATTTCTTTCGAGATAGCCGCCGGTGAGATCGTCGCGCTCCTCGGACCGAGCGGCTGCGGAAAATCCACCGTGTTGCGCGCCATCGCAGGCCTGATCCAACCGAAAAGCGGTGTGATCCAGCTCGGAGGCGAAGACATCGCCAATGTTTCGGCGCGTGCGCGCGGTATCGGCATGGTTTTCCAGAACTATGCGCTGTTTCCACACCTGACGGTCGCCGAGAACATCGCCTATCCGCTGGCATGCCAGAAAGTGGGACGCACCGAGCGCCGCGAGCGGATTGAGGAAATGCTCTCGCTCGTGCAGTTGAAGGGATTTGGCCATCGGCTGCCGCGTGAGCTTTCCGGTGGCCAGCAGCAACGCGTGGCAGTGGCCCGCGCGATTGCCGGAAGGCCTTCACTTCTGCTTCTCGACGAACCGTTCGGTGCCTTGGACCGGGCGCTCCGTTTCGACCTGCAGGTCGAGCTTCTCCATCTGCAGAAGACGCTTGGCATCACGACGTTGATCGTGACGCATGACCAGGAGGAGGCGCAGAGCCTAGCTGGCCGTCTGGTGCTCATGAACAAGGGCAATGTCGAGCAAATTGATACACCGATGGCCGTTTATGACCGACCGAGGTCTCTCTTCGTCAATACCTTCATCGGTCAGGCCAATGTGTTGCATGGAACGGTGGACCGGGTGGAGGCGGAGGCAACCACCATCTCCCTCGCGAATGGCAGGGTCCTCGTTCTGCCGCGCCGCCTGAATTTCACGACGGGCTCCAAGATCACGATCACCTGCCGCCCCGAAGATGTGCGTCTGTCTGCGGCACCGGGCGCACCGGCCCTGCCGGCACGGCTGACCGTGTCAGTGCCGCTTGGTCCCACCCTTGTCCATGATCTCCTTCTCGAAGACGGGACAAACCTTCGCTCCTCGGAGGTCCGCGGACCTTCGACCTTCATTCCCGAGCCGGGAGCAGAGCTCTTTGCCGAGATAGACACCATCAGGTGTCACGCCTTTCCGAGCGAACCGGAAGCATCCCGTGAATAA
- a CDS encoding extracellular solute-binding protein, with product MQDFNITRRRFGLLAAGAAVAAAVPFAARAAGSTAVAATFPGNWEDGYRTVLTPLVKEAGFDLTVAPAMAQDQLAKVMASPGNPPYDTLLMSPGQMAIAVENDLINKIDPSKLKNWGMLDPAFQGEYGPTVTIEVNGIAYNPDLVPAPKGYRDLFENPAYKGLVSWTGFASNTGVMAYTEIAKIYGSGPIDMDAVFKLFKEHPEHIKGVVASTNHQMTLFQQGEIAVFMCSTGNVAKLKAMGLKAEFVQPETGSPAAPVNIHLTKGAKNVDAAYAYMDAAISKAAQDKLKMPPQEMFPTNKEVELTPGIEAYVKREQLASLVYPDWAAINKNRPEWIRQFDALVAG from the coding sequence ATGCAGGACTTCAACATCACAAGACGCCGTTTCGGACTGCTTGCCGCCGGTGCGGCGGTTGCAGCAGCGGTTCCTTTCGCTGCCCGCGCGGCTGGTAGCACAGCTGTTGCCGCGACCTTTCCAGGCAATTGGGAGGATGGCTATCGCACAGTACTGACGCCCCTCGTAAAGGAGGCCGGCTTCGATCTGACCGTCGCCCCGGCAATGGCGCAGGACCAACTCGCCAAGGTCATGGCAAGTCCCGGCAACCCGCCTTACGACACGCTTTTGATGTCGCCCGGCCAGATGGCCATCGCCGTCGAGAACGATCTTATCAATAAGATCGACCCGTCGAAGCTCAAGAACTGGGGAATGCTCGATCCGGCCTTCCAGGGCGAATATGGCCCGACCGTCACGATCGAGGTGAACGGCATTGCCTATAATCCCGATCTCGTCCCGGCGCCGAAGGGCTACCGCGATCTCTTTGAAAACCCGGCCTACAAAGGCTTGGTGTCATGGACCGGCTTTGCCTCCAACACAGGCGTGATGGCCTATACCGAAATCGCCAAGATTTATGGCTCGGGTCCCATCGACATGGACGCCGTGTTCAAGCTGTTCAAGGAACACCCGGAACACATCAAGGGCGTGGTTGCCAGCACGAACCACCAGATGACCCTGTTCCAACAGGGCGAAATTGCGGTCTTCATGTGCTCGACCGGGAATGTTGCCAAGCTGAAGGCGATGGGGCTGAAGGCCGAATTCGTCCAGCCGGAGACGGGTTCGCCCGCAGCTCCGGTGAACATCCATCTGACGAAGGGCGCCAAGAACGTTGACGCCGCCTACGCCTATATGGATGCGGCGATCTCGAAAGCGGCGCAGGACAAGTTAAAAATGCCGCCACAGGAAATGTTCCCGACAAACAAAGAAGTGGAGCTGACGCCGGGCATCGAGGCCTATGTGAAGCGCGAACAGCTTGCCTCGCTCGTCTATCCGGACTGGGCGGCGATCAACAAGAACCGGCCGGAATGGATTCGCCAGTTCGACGCTCTTGTCGCCGGTTGA
- a CDS encoding ABC transporter permease, translating into MKASGFPYVIPMLLLSVAFFATPLAVLVGFSFIGPDGLSLHNYARFLGDAFNYRVLINTAKLGAQTIVTTTLLGVPIALLYWHSGKTARQIIIFLTLIPMLTSNVVRTFAWIVILGRQGPISETFVALGLAERPFTLMSTELGLVMAMCQIDLPLIILPLVAILSRIPVTYTEAAQVSGAGPWRILVTVLLPMMLPGLLAGWILVFASTSASFVTQAVIGGARNVYVPQLIYREVGTLFDWPMASAIAVVLLMSTGMLLVAMTMISRHRRLVGHA; encoded by the coding sequence ATGAAAGCGAGCGGCTTCCCGTACGTTATCCCGATGCTTCTGCTGTCGGTGGCGTTCTTCGCGACGCCGCTCGCCGTCCTTGTCGGGTTCAGCTTCATTGGCCCCGACGGTCTCTCCCTGCACAATTACGCCCGCTTCCTCGGCGATGCGTTCAACTATCGCGTTCTCATCAACACTGCCAAGCTTGGGGCACAGACCATCGTCACCACGACGCTGCTCGGTGTACCGATCGCGCTGCTCTACTGGCACAGCGGCAAGACCGCGCGCCAGATCATCATTTTTCTGACGCTGATCCCGATGTTGACCAGCAATGTGGTTCGGACCTTTGCCTGGATCGTCATTCTCGGGCGACAGGGGCCGATCAGCGAGACATTCGTGGCGCTTGGACTGGCCGAGCGTCCCTTCACGCTGATGTCGACGGAACTTGGACTTGTGATGGCCATGTGCCAGATCGACCTGCCGCTGATCATCCTGCCGCTGGTGGCGATCCTGTCGCGCATCCCCGTCACCTATACCGAGGCTGCGCAGGTTTCGGGCGCCGGACCATGGCGCATTCTCGTCACGGTCCTTTTGCCGATGATGCTGCCTGGACTTCTGGCCGGTTGGATTCTCGTCTTTGCCAGCACCAGCGCTTCGTTCGTCACCCAGGCGGTGATCGGCGGCGCCCGCAACGTCTATGTGCCTCAATTGATCTACCGCGAGGTCGGCACGCTCTTCGATTGGCCGATGGCGTCTGCGATCGCCGTTGTACTTCTCATGTCTACCGGCATGCTGCTCGTTGCCATGACCATGATTTCCCGTCACCGGAGGCTCGTCGGCCATGCGTAG
- a CDS encoding ABC transporter permease — protein sequence MRRKSENPVPAILYKAFVFGFGGVSLIYLVAPIVIAITMSFTSGQTLKYPPEGFSLRWYEALLDPIRSGTEHIAAGNSLKIAGLAVLGSLLFAVPATIGMARMQRRSVNTIEPLLLAPLVLPSLVYGLAALIVANFVGLQPSLWLTVIGHVVVFGPLMYRAASVVAQGINPSLAEASTVMGATWFTTLRRVSLPLLTPGILAGAFLVFIQSLDNVSVSLFLADAQTTVLPLRMFALIEESLDVRVAAMSGLLIGLTLVVMLVARRVLAPTRQA from the coding sequence ATGCGTAGAAAATCCGAAAACCCGGTCCCCGCTATTCTCTACAAGGCATTTGTGTTCGGCTTCGGCGGTGTGAGCCTGATCTACCTGGTGGCCCCGATCGTCATCGCGATCACCATGTCGTTTACTTCAGGGCAGACACTCAAATATCCGCCGGAGGGTTTTTCGCTGCGTTGGTATGAGGCGTTGCTCGATCCCATCCGCTCCGGGACCGAACATATTGCGGCTGGCAACTCGCTGAAGATTGCAGGCCTTGCCGTTCTTGGCTCGCTGCTTTTTGCCGTGCCCGCAACCATAGGCATGGCACGGATGCAACGTCGTTCGGTCAACACGATCGAGCCGCTGCTTCTCGCGCCGCTGGTGCTGCCGAGCCTCGTTTACGGTCTGGCGGCTCTGATTGTCGCGAATTTCGTCGGTCTGCAGCCATCGCTCTGGCTGACCGTGATCGGCCATGTGGTCGTCTTCGGGCCACTGATGTACCGCGCCGCGTCCGTTGTTGCTCAGGGCATCAATCCTTCGCTGGCGGAAGCTTCGACGGTGATGGGGGCTACGTGGTTCACCACCCTGAGGCGCGTCAGCCTGCCCTTGCTGACACCCGGCATTCTCGCCGGCGCATTTCTCGTCTTCATCCAGTCGCTCGACAATGTTTCCGTCTCGCTCTTCCTGGCCGATGCGCAGACGACAGTGCTGCCGCTCAGGATGTTTGCGCTGATCGAGGAGTCGCTCGACGTGCGCGTTGCGGCAATGTCCGGCCTGCTGATCGGCCTGACGCTGGTGGTGATGCTGGTGGCCAGGCGGGTGCTGGCGCCCACGCGACAAGCCTGA
- a CDS encoding M24 family metallopeptidase has translation MNITATRAGAYRIGSLLADFQPDFDFAAPLPLPVAEFEDRLSRIRRQAVEAGHDALIVHTGGVGWFHTSNHYLRYICDWMREGVLIIPTDVDKPMVLLSFFTQSVLLPPGGEPVLLEDIWQIGPIGREYADRPGDSVIKTAEKCAELLGNMGLSKAQIGRIGDRTSLTFWAGLDELMPRVKFVADNAILDRMQKVRSPREIEMFRAAAQLVSIATQAAYHVAKPGVTDHEIYAAFTQAQLSFGGETGDGYQIGINEFGTHCGKPYGHVVRPGDLINLYVSNVTYRGYTAQTARMIAIGEITKRQEEVLAACTEGVKRAEKLIRPGALMRDINNAAFEPMIEHGMLASPEARTMPYNWAPMDDGSARLIPRQYVKNIDWEAQGRTLMHVYPATHGPHNPNLGHSVGMAGGQNSFNISSHNYDRMEEGMVFVLHTQWLEPLSAGCNVGDMYVVTKGGFENLSRHTPLETHRIAAEI, from the coding sequence ATGAACATCACTGCCACCAGAGCAGGAGCCTATCGCATCGGCTCGCTTCTTGCCGATTTCCAGCCGGATTTCGATTTCGCAGCACCCTTACCGCTGCCGGTCGCGGAATTCGAGGATCGTCTGAGCCGCATCCGCCGTCAGGCAGTGGAGGCCGGACATGACGCGCTAATTGTCCATACTGGCGGGGTGGGCTGGTTTCACACGTCGAACCACTATCTGCGCTACATCTGCGATTGGATGCGGGAAGGCGTGCTGATCATCCCGACGGATGTCGACAAGCCTATGGTGCTTTTGTCCTTCTTTACCCAGTCCGTACTTCTGCCGCCGGGCGGCGAACCGGTTCTGCTGGAGGACATCTGGCAGATTGGTCCGATCGGGCGGGAATATGCCGATCGTCCGGGCGACAGCGTTATCAAGACGGCAGAGAAATGCGCAGAACTGCTTGGAAACATGGGGCTATCGAAAGCGCAGATCGGCCGCATCGGTGACCGCACCTCGCTGACCTTCTGGGCAGGTCTCGATGAGTTGATGCCAAGGGTGAAATTCGTCGCGGACAACGCCATTCTCGACCGCATGCAAAAGGTCCGCTCGCCGCGCGAGATCGAGATGTTTCGGGCCGCCGCCCAATTGGTCAGCATCGCCACGCAGGCGGCCTATCACGTGGCAAAACCCGGCGTGACTGACCACGAAATCTATGCAGCCTTCACCCAGGCGCAACTCTCCTTCGGCGGCGAAACCGGTGATGGCTACCAGATCGGTATCAACGAGTTCGGCACCCATTGTGGCAAGCCTTATGGGCATGTCGTGCGACCGGGGGACCTGATCAATCTCTATGTCTCCAATGTCACCTATCGTGGCTACACCGCGCAGACCGCTCGGATGATCGCAATCGGTGAGATCACTAAGCGCCAGGAAGAGGTGCTCGCCGCCTGTACCGAAGGCGTCAAGCGGGCTGAAAAGCTGATCCGGCCTGGTGCGTTGATGCGCGATATCAACAATGCAGCCTTCGAACCGATGATCGAGCACGGCATGCTGGCCTCACCGGAAGCCCGCACCATGCCGTACAACTGGGCACCGATGGATGATGGCAGCGCGAGGCTTATCCCGCGGCAATATGTTAAGAACATCGACTGGGAGGCGCAGGGCCGCACGCTCATGCATGTCTATCCGGCGACGCACGGCCCGCATAACCCCAACCTTGGCCACTCGGTCGGCATGGCCGGCGGGCAGAACAGTTTCAACATCTCCTCCCACAATTACGACCGGATGGAAGAGGGCATGGTCTTCGTGCTGCACACCCAGTGGCTGGAACCGCTGTCGGCCGGCTGCAATGTCGGTGACATGTACGTCGTGACCAAAGGCGGGTTCGAAAACCTGTCGCGCCATACTCCGCTTGAAACCCACCGCATCGCTGCCGAGATTTGA
- a CDS encoding flavin reductase family protein, producing MTETILSHTHFDFAKLTERERYKILIGTVIPRPIALVTTVDRDGRPNAGPFSFFNVLTHDPAIVAIGVENYADMRFKDTARNIRETGEFTVHICDNALVDQMEICAIKFGPGINEMEEAGLETVKGEMVCSPRVLAAPAALECRRHTTLQVGPAREIILGEVVGVFIRSDAVSASNLHIDQQMMDAVGRMGGHTYARTRDQFDIKTLTPQEWESRKLFGTDAAE from the coding sequence ATGACCGAGACGATCCTTTCTCACACCCATTTCGATTTCGCCAAGCTCACCGAACGCGAGCGCTACAAAATCTTGATCGGTACGGTCATCCCGCGCCCGATTGCACTTGTGACAACCGTCGACAGAGACGGTCGCCCCAATGCCGGGCCGTTCAGCTTCTTCAATGTGCTGACCCATGATCCGGCAATCGTTGCGATCGGCGTCGAGAATTACGCCGACATGCGCTTCAAGGATACTGCCCGTAATATCCGCGAAACCGGCGAATTTACCGTGCATATCTGTGACAACGCGCTCGTGGATCAGATGGAGATCTGCGCCATCAAATTCGGTCCAGGCATCAACGAGATGGAGGAGGCGGGTCTCGAAACAGTAAAGGGTGAGATGGTGTGCAGCCCACGCGTTCTCGCGGCACCCGCGGCGCTTGAGTGCCGTCGTCACACGACGTTGCAGGTAGGGCCTGCCCGCGAGATCATCCTCGGCGAAGTCGTCGGCGTCTTCATTCGCAGCGATGCGGTCAGTGCGTCCAATTTACATATCGATCAGCAGATGATGGACGCCGTCGGCCGCATGGGCGGACATACTTATGCCCGTACCCGCGATCAGTTCGACATCAAGACGTTGACGCCACAGGAATGGGAGAGCCGAAAGCTCTTTGGAACTGACGCGGCTGAGTAA